Genomic segment of Vitis riparia cultivar Riparia Gloire de Montpellier isolate 1030 chromosome 19, EGFV_Vit.rip_1.0, whole genome shotgun sequence:
TTGTTCTTCAGtgtatttttctataatttagcTTTCTTTGGcaggaggattcctcatccttcttttgtacttatttttatctatcaataaatCTTTGTGTCgcttccaataaaaaaaaagaactaagcTAACAACCAAATCTAATGTGGTTTGACCACTCCAACTGATTATTCAGCATCCTAATTCAACAGCTGTCATCTGTTCCATCACAAAGAAATCTAGGGAGTAGACTTCCTGTTTGAACTTACATAGGAAAAAAATCAGCAACAAGTAGTCCCCTTTGTTGGGGTAAACTTCATTTATAACCACATTGAAAATAAAGACCTTCTgctgatatttaaaaataaaatctagtcAAGTATTCTTATTTGATTAATGTCATTCCATACACAATCTGATCAAGATTCCATTAAAACATCCATTAAAAAACATAAGGATAAAACAACAACTTAGTCAAAATGTGACTGGTTTCTGAAgcagttttcaaagttttaaggAGTCTTGAATTTCCCACCACGTAACATCAAAGTATCAAACTTCACTTCTCATACAACTTTTGTACCACTAAACTGAAAAAGTGCTTTTCATGCCAGATGACTCATCACCTACCTGTGACGACAATCCTGCTAGCAGGGAAGCATTTTGGATGCATCTAGTGGACTTGAGTCTGTGGAGAAGTAAGGCATGCTACAGAAACTACCACCAAAATACATGTATGCTTGGATAGCTAATTctcaagataaaaaaataatacttgtaGAGAACATCACtaaatttccataaaaattatcaaaccaTTTCCCATGAAAGatttacaaaagaaattctaTGCATGTACATATGATTGCAGACACATAGGTTGAGCAATGAGGAGGTAAACAACAACCCACCAGGGATCAAAATTAACACATGTACATAAAAGAGATAttgattatatttaatttctctagtaatttaaagtctaaaattttgaaaaattcaaccaaaaaaaaaaatccattattACTTACTGAACACTTTATCTCTTAGTCTTACAATGAATGTGTATAAAAAGAAAACCTGAAACAACAACAcacaccaaaaaagaaaacaacaccTCAGATGTTAGAAGAAGaaatgtttcaaatttcaacaaaataaaataaaataaagcaaatatataaaatcagaAGCATCTACTCTCatcagaaggaaaaaaaaaaaaaaggaagaagaagaaagaaggcATTGTTGTGTTTCTGAGAAAATGTAGAAGCTCATCACAGTTGAACTTACTAAAGCTAAAGgctccaattttattttatttttttcaaacttctaattttccttcttttcttcccTGCTCTACtttttcccagcaaccaaacaggctGAGAAGGGGCAAAGTTTACAAAATTTCAACAATCTAACTCTACACGCTCCAAAATCAGCGCCATTTACTTTAGGGGGGGAAAAGagtaaaaattcaaattaaaacaaaacccAGAAGAACAGAAAATTTTAGGGTCTGATCGAAGAAAATAACATGCAAacaacaaaaacccaaaaacatAATTAAGATGGCGAATTGGACCAGAAATTGAGGAAAGATCGTACCTTTCTGGTGTCCCAAATGAGAACGAGGTGAGAGGGATATGAGAGAAGAGCTTGGAAACCCTAGAATTGTCTTTCATGATGCCAGGATAGCCTGAAACGTTTTGGGGGTTTTGGCTTCGTGCTCTCAGAAGTGAACAGCAACGTGGGAGGCGAGAGGGAAAAGGCCAATGGGACCAAATGGATTTATACAGTCACAGAGACTCTCACATTGAGTGCCGATGTGCCCAATCAGAGATTGACGCGTATTCAGATGTTCGCATAGTGATGGGTCCCAGCGGTTCACCTATTCACCAATCAAATTTGGGAACTGCTGGCGGATTGGATTGTCCAAGAACTGAGACCCACAAAGCTCTGCTACTCGTGAAGGTGATCTAATTTTTCatggaaattttgagattttcgAGTAAGAAAGTAATGGAGAATGGGAAAATCTTGGGAAAGTGGAAAGTGGAAAGTCATTAAAACAGTTGCGAATTAGGTAGACTTTTCACTGTGTAGTTATGGTCAAAAGTTTTTGTACggaaattttgaggattttttagtcatttaactactagaaattgttttttttttaaataaaatattggttaAGGTTTTTTATTGTTAGTGCATTTGGCCATGCATAccccaaaaggaaaaatatttgtcttttaagatataaattattttcacattaTTTAAAACTcgtttaacaataattttagaaagcgtttataattttttaatatttaaaattttttattatttaagtgttaaaaagactagaaatattttttaaaattactatcaaacacactcttaatacGCATACTAATCATAATGGTGTTTgttttattgaattttgaatatgtttGATTTGTCCAAATTGATGTTATAATGTCATTGATGGAATGGTGCTTTCTTGAACCAGTCAAGTCTCTTAAACGAAGGGTCCACATTGAGAAGTGTATTTGAGACCTCTTGTACCACACCCATGGACTAGATCATCTAAGacttaaataaaatacattGACTTGGAGTAACTATATCTAAATATGCCCTAGCCTATAAAAAGTCATAAAGAATACTTAGGTCATCACGAATAGGTAAGTTAGAACCGAGAGCCAATCGAAGGGATTGCACCAATTGAGCTGCCTACCAACATTTGGACAAAAAGGTATGATAAAAAAGTTGTTAATGATTATTGTTGGTCAAGCCCATAAAGTGCATGCTTGACCTTTCTCAATTTTGATTGAGACAATCCTAATAAACCATTGAAAACCTTAACACTTTAATGCATTCTAAAAGGTTGTTGTTGCCTAACCAATAACAATTCCATTATGtcataggatgcttcaaatgagtcTCTCTATAGGTTTATATAGAGTCTAGGAAGCTTTTGGAGACTCCTGAAGTCATCTACACTAAGTTATTGATGGGAAGAGTGTGAAAGGTTCTAGAAATGTCTAGAGATGTGTagacatctctacactatgttggaaggcatgagagaagTCCAgagctttctagagaattttaGGAATCTCTTGATtattcttgtacatagaattgtgtaggaTATTCTAgaatcttttttatttgtaacaAAACCtacaaggttccagagagttccatttgtgcctataaataggtgagagtctcatttggccaagacaccatccaaatcacttcctaaccaagcaagtgtgTTATCAAAgtacttgtaaaggcttccttaaGTAATAAGAGCTTCTATTCTCTAAGAGCTGTTGTCTGTGTCTTAGCCtaacaagctaagcattgggagtaagACTGatttagcaagatcaagcgtcttgacttgtTTAAGTGTCGCACAACCTTAGTAAACGACTAAGTCTCTAACATAATAACAATCAACTCAATTAGGGTTAAACATACAAGGTTGATATTAAGACGTTTATGCCTTAGTAGAAGGGCAAGCCTCTTCATCTCCTGCACATTATTCAACCTTCATATTTTGAGTTCTATGCCAATTACTTTTTACTAGGTTTCTTCCTTTGTGTAGCAATTTCATTAACTTGAATGTTAACAAAGCATGATCAGGAACACCTGACTTTTTTTACTTGTAAAGGTTTGCCATATTATATGTAAAGTTCTATTGGTCCTCAGGTAATGTTCCAAAGGGAAGTCAAACTCGTTTGTCAATTAACCAAATTCGAAAGTTCATGATCCAACAATCATTAActtctaatttaaaataaaaaataaatttctttttatttttacgatcctacaaaaaaatacaaatgataATAAAGCATTATAATGACAAACCTTCCAACTatgttatcttattttatttattttgtatcatgtttagttaaaaatcaaataagataaGTGACCTAATAATATATCTATCATCTTTCTCCTATTCTTTGTGCATGGGATTTAATAATCTTATAGACAAAGGACCCAtggttcataattttttttttcacatattttattttattttttaatttttttttcatgttactcattttgcaaaacaaaaaattttaatttgaaaaaaaaaaactaaatctaTGGTTCAAAAATATCGaattctttatttatgaaacttttaatattttaattattagtacaaaataaaattattaattgaaaaataatctgGGACTTCAAATAATGCTAAATGTGAAAgagatttttgtattttttaaataaaggcatccaaaaacaatatattttttatgtcgAAATAACTAATatgtttcatttcaattttttattctttaacaaATCTAATACTCTTGTAATATAACATATCATATTGGAtagaatatagaaaaatattccaatttaagttatgatattttttttaaaaaaaaaagctccgATCAATTTTGAGTATTGTTTTGTCACAACTAgccccaattatatatataattaaataaatttaccaataatttaatttaattttttttcttttttcacacataaaatagaaagaatttatttctcataaaaataagttatagaatttataactataattttttaaaaatatagaaaagttaaACCTATGCTACCTCTTTGGGATTAGAGGTCTAAATACGGTCGGAGATGGTCTACCCAAAACTGGCCCGTTGTCATCCCTACATGTGGCAAGAGGCCTAACCAAGTTATTAGATTGATATAGTGCAAGCTAGAATTTGCACCAAATATACCCAAACTTAAAAGCATGAAATGGCTGTGTGACTAATATAATATGGAAGCTCTTTTTGTGTGACTTCCAGGCTTATTTTCCCCAACAAAAGGCAGCACAACACATTAGTAGGTTCTGCTCATATCTGAATCAAGGTTAAATGTGGGCTTATTGTAGCAGTTATCATGGCACTTTGTGAAATTCTTCCAACTCAACTGAAGAAAACACACATCAAAGAGGTAAAACCTCAACCATAAACTTCAGCCCTTGGTGGGAGTTTCTTCTTCTACCACAAGAGGTCTCTGAGGCTGTGGGAGGTGTTTGATGTATATGTCATGCACCATTTTTACATGGTCATCGATCTTGTCTGCAGTCCAATCATCGGTTTTGATTGGGGGAAGATACTTTACAGTAAGGGGTGCTGGTCGAACATGTAAGCTGCCCTTCCTCCATGCAAGATGAGTGCCTGTCAGGACAATTGGAACGATAGGGAGGTGCGATTGCATTGCCAAGTGGACAAAACCCTGCAAGGGAAAATCAAGAAGTGCTTCAGTAAGGAGCAAGAGCAAGAGAGTGGGGAAACAGTATACACACTGCCTAATATCGGAATGCAGAAGATTATAATAGTTATGACTGATTGTGATTAGAGTGGGATCCTTCTGTTCATTTCCTCAATCTTCATCACAATGACTAATattcattatcataaatatcCCATATTCAGACAGCATGTTATAATTTATATCACAGAAGTAAGCCTTGAAACCGAATGATGTTGTTTATACATTGGGATTTATGATTCACCCGGATGCCTCTGGGTGGTGCCCATGAAACAGCTCTAAGATCAAAGCATAAACCAAACAGCCAACTGGTTGTTCCAAGCTGTCTGGTGAATGAATCTTTAATCAAAGCATTCACCCAATGCCCAATAGAAGTCATCAGACCATAGATGTTTCTAGCCTTCTAGATGAGAGAGTATTAGACCTGGGTGTGAGGCTTGGAGCTAAATAATCAACATTGTTCAGCTGGCTATATTATCATAGAAAGCCCAAAACAAAAACGATGTATTATCAATCAAAGAGTTGAGATTGCCTTTTTAAAAGGGAGTAATCGTCCATCCTTGGACCTGGTGCCCTCAGGAAAAAGGATCAAGGACAGTTTGTTTTTGACAATTGCACGAGCCACCTGAGCATCAAAGAAACGCTATTTAGGTACAGAAACAAAATATCCCAGAAACAAAATGTCAGAAGAAAAGTGTCATACCTCCTTCATGGACTGGATGGCTGCAGTTGGGTTGGAGCGATCAATGCGGAGATGGTTGGCCAAGACATAAAGTTGCCCAAACAAAGGGTACCATACAATCTGCACAACATAACTTTTCATTCAAGGTGTTTTCTTCTATCAACCTCAAATCTCTCCCATGCTTCATAAGCTCTTAAATGTTTGTATGCTAGTAAAAATGCACAAAACCTACTAGGCGATGCTAGCATGCACATCTCAGGTGTTACATCTAGCCGGATGATTAAAAACAGATCAATGACATTCATATCCCGGGTTATAAATATCCAAAGATGTCTCTTGGTGTTAGAAAGTTTTGCATGACAGATTTAGAGGAAAGGAGGAACTTTCTTGGTATCCCTGCTGTATTATGTTTTAGAGAACTGGATATTGCCTAATCAAGAAACTTTTGGTATATATACCTCTTTCTTTGCAATGCCAACAGTGCCCGTTGGAGTCAACCACATCATAAGGAAAATGTCGAGTGGAGATGCATGATTACAGATATAAATAGCCCTTGTGTTAGAGTACTCGGCACCTTCAATCTTCATAGGATTCCCCAAAATCCACATCTGCGATCAACATCCTGAAAATTCTAATCATCCAAACATAGCTGTCtcaaagttttaaaaactaaaatgaaatggACACAGCATCAGAAATGCTTCAACATAAGAATGTTATTACAATTTACTATGCATCAAGAAGGAAAAGAGGAGTCCTTAGGCAATGGGTATAAGAGGCAAACCCAATTTATCTTTTAATGGTATTCAGATTAACAGGCATAGTTTTTCAACCCCATCTTTTCATTTGTCTTGTTATGCCTTCTTATGATACAATGAGCATTTCATAGGTCTGCCAAACCTGAAGGAGATAACCTTCCCTAAACAATGCCCAGTTGTGGTCACAGTTTCGGTTTCGCATCGATAAATATTTGGGCTTGTCAAGAATCAAACAATTAACTGAGAAAAGAGCGTACTTCTCCTTGGGCACCTAGCCGCACATTAACTTCCAACCATATAGATAAGCTTTCTCTATGTATGAAACAAATTTCCAGGACTCTTAAAAAAAGGCTTTAAAAACTGAAGTTTAGGTGACAATGTAATTGTATTGTGCCCTCATTCATGAACCCATTGTTGGTCTCCATCTTCCCAACTGCCCCAAAAAGAGAcccctaattttattttggcatGGAAAGCCAGTTCACCTCCACCTACATTATCATATCATTCTGTCCCAGCATAGcaagcaaacaaacaaataatcattGAAGGGAATCGTAATCGAGGTGTGCCTGATGTTCACTACATCAGTAAGAGCACATAATTTTATCATGAATCATTAAGTAGTGAATCCAAAACATCTAAAAACCAACCATACCAACACATcgaaagtgaaattttttttccacaactACAAGTTGTAAATGCATAAGATGATGAAAAGCAATTGTTAGAAACAAGTAAACAGGTGGGAGTTGGACTAAGCGTAAGGAGATAATGTTAGAATCAAAACCAGAGAATTCAGCAACCTCAGTCAAAGGACACCCGAGAAATCTGCTTTTCATCATCTTTTCTGCTAAATAGCACTAAAAGGATGGTTACTACAGTTATCATGAACCCGAGAAAGAAACATACAAAAATATCCAACATGAAAGCTGTCTGATTTTGAATTTGAGAAACAAGCCAGCTTGACATGGAATCAAAGGTAGGTAGCTTACCAGCATTCGACCAGTCACATGCCCATAAATATTCCCTTGCCTTAGTCTCTCATAAGGCCATGGAAGAAGCACAAGCATGATTAAGGCCCACACAAAGGTAGTAACCATCATCGACACAAAACATGTGACAATCCGAATCCAGGATATCAGTATAGACATCCATCCATCATCCTCAACATACAAATCGGTTTTCGGCCTCTCTCCTACCCCTTTCTTGGAGCCAATTTTCCAGGACACCCCCATGTTTGGAATAGGACTTGCGTTGAAGAAACTCTCCAACCTTCTATTCCTCATAACAGAACCACTTGCAGTTTTCTCCATGCCGTGCTTAATGAAAATGTAATAGCTAAAAGTAGAGGGAAAAGAAGATTGGAATGAATTTTAGCAGAATCGATGCTATAACTTTTTGTTCCTGAGAAAGCAGAGGAAATTCAAAGGGAAAGGAAGATTATAGCCATTTTCTTCATAGATTACCTGTGCAGAacttcaaattttggaaaacttGATGTCTTCTAATCCAACAAAACCTGAGTCAAATACAGAAAAGATTGAGAAAAAACTTAACCAGTGTCAACAAAATTCTGTGTGGGTGGAGAGTAGGTGGAAGAAATATAGagaattttttgaagttttggaAGCCGTGTCCTTCTTTTCCCCGTTATCTAGGTAACCAAACGGAGCCCAGAATTCAAAACAGAGACAACTTGATAAAGACTGCAACATTTAAAACCTCACAACGAAGCAGGAAAATTCAAAACCCTGGCATCTTAAATAAAAACAGATAGAAATAGCTAAACCAAATCAACAACACCCTGATTGGTAACCAataaagtaaaggaaaaaaataaaaataaaaaggatagcTAAAACCACACCACCCAACCAATTGCCCATACTATAACTTAGCCAAACCAAAATTTCCTAGAATCTTTCTTTTCTCGGAAACACTAAATCAAACTTTAGACTGACGGGTTATACAGAACCAATAACaccctgtttggttgccgagaaagcaacgaaaaacaaaagaaaggaaaaccaGAAAACTAAGACCTGGGTTTGCTTCCACTTATACAAAAACCGACTTAAATCAACTGAGATGAAGTGGGGTTCTCAATACGCTCATTTTCTTCGCCTAAGCAACAGAGCAACTCTGCCTGATtcccaagaaaacaaaagaaaataaaggaaacggaaagaaagcaaaagactCAAAATCTGGGATAGCTTGAATTTCTACAAAAACCgaataaaatcaactaaattgaATTGGGGTGTTCAAAGACCTTCATGTTCAGATGCTCCTGTCCTAAGGAACCCAAAACAGAGTGTCCAGAAGTCAAAGGAGACTTGTCTTTACGTACCAATTCTCAAGAAAATACTGGAGAGAATGACACGGAAAAGAAGAGAGAGTGAAGGAAGATTGAAAGCAATTTCCTGGAAGATGATTGAAAGAGGGTGAGACACTCAAATTTGTGTTTCAGAAACGATCATATTATAGTCATCGACACTTTCTCTACGTCTCCCTCCTCCATCCTTCTTCCAACATGGACTTGACTTGAATTACGGTTTTGCcattatcaataatatttttattattactttctcATTTCCCCCtttttaattctctaataaattttcttttgggTAATTGGAATCGATTTGTTTGGAGCATTTGTGAGGTGGGTTTTATTTGGaggaaacaacaaaaaaaaataatacccACATGATTGCATGACCTTCTACAAGTCAAATGAGCAAGTGACTCTTTGTGATCATAGTGGCCAAAATTGAAGATAAGAAATTTTCCCTTTccccaaacaaaaagaaaaaaaaataaaataaaatctatggTCAATATTGTTTGGCCATTGGTAGAAAACGGAAGCATCCCAATCACCAATGACATCAAAGCAATGAACATGAtgtatgagaaaaaataaaagtgaaacatACACCAAACATGCCTTACCAATTGGTTTTTTCCATGTGATGGGAGAAGGTGAGATGCTTCTAGGATGATGGATCTAGGGTAGGAggcataattttaaattttctcccATAGGAAATGTGTCAAAgatagaaatatttaaaaaaaaaaattaggaattatttaatatttataccattataataacttaattacctttatttttatattgactTCAATTTCAATTAGGTCAATTCTTATCTTATTAGAATTTCAcaaaatatagaattttttttttcacataaattataaaatgattattttttaggaGAAATAGTATCACCCTTACCTTTCAagggaattattttttaagctaTATAGCTTTTttagtaaattatttatttatttatttatttattttttattattatagtaaataaattttgctaaattatgtaaataattatatagatgTTATAACAATTACCCTTGTTTTCAATGATGCCTTATTGTAAATATTATTCACATTAAACATATTGTATAAATGTCATATTCAAAagtcatataaaaaatgttaataattacTTCATTATCTGTCCATTTGATTACAATAATAATTACAATGGAACTATTATTgtatttggaattcattatatttcaaaattgcatttgattacaatattctttatgtttttgtttttaaaatttaaaaataacaataatttttatataagactCAAAAATTCTTGAggatttattaaaaatctatgtCTAATAGGGTAACATCAAAGATGAGTGAATAAGTGTATTTTTAGGGATTATAATAAAAGCtttgaataaaataactcaATTTAAACATACGAGATATCAGTGATAatcaatataaacaaaataatcaaagtATGCAAGtgagacaaaataaaaataaaaattaagaggTAAAACCCTTATGCTAATTGTAGAGGTAAAAATCATCTCAAATCTCAAATCTAAATATATCATATAAGAGTAAGTTATATAGAATTACCTAACTGTTAGGtaataatttctaattcatCAAATGAAGATAGATCATAAATACTCTCTCAACCAATGTCCAACCTAAAAGAGTTATAGTTATACAAGCCTTCAAGCGTTAAGAGATCAATATTCCAATTCTTTCAAATAAAGATTtcatgaaattctaaaaaatatcataccacattttccaaaagcTCGAGTGCTACTTTCACTGCTTGAGCATTCCtagtatttataaaatataatataccgATTATCTTCAACCCTTTGAACACTTAACTTGTCACAaactaaatcattttaaaattacttgTGACTTTTTTTATTGAACTAATAACAACCTTGAATCTTTAATGGAAAGTTAGTAactatttaaaaagttttataagttataaaataattaaaacaaaattaccaacatACGATGTTTACTCattattctaataatttttatttagaaagtaatggttttaaaaattaaaattttcaaaaaaataatttttaaagatataagctaaatctatatttatttttcatgcaagatttattttattttattatatgatgctaaatcttatatataagtttgataaaaaaaaacttagtttTAAAATCGAGTAAACTAATTTGATTGGATTTTGACTACTTAGCTTTTAATTCTCAAAAGCAAGTTGACTCAACACCCACAACCCTCATCATATCAAAATTGTCTTGTGGCTCCGACGGGTTCAATTTCTAGttaaattaaaacactaaacaTTATTCCAAACAAGACCCATGTTTGGGGGCATCATTTatgttctaattttttaaaatcattgtttttttttttttaatatatcccAATTGGTAATTAAATTGATGGAtgaaattatttagaatatttatttatttattattattttgatttttaaagcattaaaaaaaatgtaatgatCAATTTTCAATCGTATAAATATTGTTTGTTGTAAATCTAAAAGaccctcatgactttaaaaacGAGAAttttatacttatatagcgttaaattttttatttattttattggatgtGGGATATTACAAAGGgttttaacttttattattaaaaaaaaaaaaaaagaagttattttTGCATTTAAACCCAAATTTGAAACGACGCCGTTTCATCCTTTATCATGCGCGGCGCTTTGGTTTCATCGTCTCTTGCCCTTTGAGTCGAAACGCGCCGTTTCGTTTTCTCCGTATTCTTCTCTTCACGGTAGAGAAAGCAGGGTCCTGTTGTGCTCCGTTTACAATTTACCTTCTCCGTTTCGTTCTCTGAGCCTTCAAAACGCAGCGTTTCATGTGGAGACCTCCCGTATGGTCTAGCCCACCGAAAACGGAGGCTCTCTGTCACAATTCTTACAAGCGGCTCTCTGGTTTCCGCCCCAAAAAACCGAGATTTTATCGCCCCACCGCTGATAACTCCATTTTCTCTATCGGCAGTTTCTAGGGTTTCGTTTTGGCAATTTGATCTTCACATCTTCTACTCTTCCTTAACCAGGTATTCCATTTCTCATGTCTCTTGAAATTTGCGAATCATTCACACTTTTTATAGTAATCTTCAATTTCTCCCCTCGTTTGCTTGCTCAGAAACCATGGGAAAAGTGAGATTTTGGGTCCTACATGGTTTCCGTACTAAGTGGTTGAATTGGGCTCAGTTGTGCGGAAGCTGTTCTTTTTAGTAATCTGTAATctgtaattcaaaattttgatttttctttttttgctgaCCAGGTGCGGAGACAAAGGATTGATATGAATGCGggggttttgaatttttttgtgcTTTATTTTCGTGAACATGACTTGTAATTCTCAGTAGaacgtttgtttttttatcaattcAGTTCCGGCCAATTTAGGTTTTCTTTGGTGAAATTTCAGTGTTTCGTTTTCTAGGAATAATTCTGCTGAGTTGATTGGTTGATAAGTGAGGAGGTTGGATTTGAATTCATTTGTTGTACGGCAGATTTTGTTGTGGTGTTGTTTGGGGTGATATATGCTCTGGGT
This window contains:
- the LOC117908534 gene encoding 1-acyl-sn-glycerol-3-phosphate acyltransferase-like; its protein translation is MEKTASGSVMRNRRLESFFNASPIPNMGVSWKIGSKKGVGERPKTDLYVEDDGWMSILISWIRIVTCFVSMMVTTFVWALIMLVLLPWPYERLRQGNIYGHVTGRMLMWILGNPMKIEGAEYSNTRAIYICNHASPLDIFLMMWLTPTGTVGIAKKEIVWYPLFGQLYVLANHLRIDRSNPTAAIQSMKEVARAIVKNKLSLILFPEGTRSKDGRLLPFKKGFVHLAMQSHLPIVPIVLTGTHLAWRKGSLHVRPAPLTVKYLPPIKTDDWTADKIDDHVKMVHDIYIKHLPQPQRPLVVEEETPTKG